From the Candidatus Eremiobacterota bacterium genome, the window CAGGTTCCTTCGATGATCTTGTGGGGACCGCCCGGCACGGGGAAGACGACGCTGGCGCGGATCGTCGCGCAGCAGACCGGCGCGCACTTCGCCGCGCTCTCGGCGGTGAGCGCCGGCGTCGCGGACCTGCGCCGCGTCGTCGCCGACGCGCAAAAGCTGCGCGCCGCCGGGCGCCGCACCGTGCTCTTCATCGACGAGATCCACCGCTTCAACAAGGCACAGCAGGACGCGGTGCTGCCGTACGTCGAGGACGGCACCGTCACGCTCATCGGCGCCACCACGGAGAACCCGTCGTTCGAGGTGAACTCGGCGCTGCTCTCGCGCTCGCGCGTGTTCGTGCTGAAATCGCTCGCTGACGAGGACGTGCGCGCGCTGGTCGAACGCGCGCTGCACGACCCCGAGCGCGGGCTCGGCAACGCGAACGTCAAGCTGACGCCCGACGCGCTCGACGCGCTGGTGAATCTCGCAAACGGCGACGCGCGCGCGGCGCTGTCGACGCTCGAGTTCGCCGCCTCGGCCGCCCCCAAAGACGAGGGCGGCGCGCGCGTCGTCGACGAGCGGACGATCGCCGATGCGCTGCAGCGCCGCGCGACCGGTTACGACAAGTCGGGCGACGCGCACTACGACACGATCAGCGCCTTCATCAAGACGATTCGCGGCAGCGATCCCGACGCGGCGGTCTACTGGCTGGCGCGGATGATCGACGCCGGCGAAGACCCGCTGTTCATCGCGCGCCGGCTGGTGATCCTCGCCAGCGAGGACGTCGGCTTGGCCGATCCGCACGCGCTTCCGCTCGCGATGGCGGCGCAGCAGGCGGTGCATTTCGTCGGCATGCCCGAAGGC encodes:
- a CDS encoding replication-associated recombination protein A translates to MRGAPNPTSQRHDEHCTIPLRSVHPHSLVIGLFDDAEGGGGRKVREPLAARMRPRTLDEFVGQEAIVGPGRALRRAIESDQVPSMILWGPPGTGKTTLARIVAQQTGAHFAALSAVSAGVADLRRVVADAQKLRAAGRRTVLFIDEIHRFNKAQQDAVLPYVEDGTVTLIGATTENPSFEVNSALLSRSRVFVLKSLADEDVRALVERALHDPERGLGNANVKLTPDALDALVNLANGDARAALSTLEFAASAAPKDEGGARVVDERTIADALQRRATGYDKSGDAHYDTISAFIKTIRGSDPDAAVYWLARMIDAGEDPLFIARRLVILASEDVGLADPHALPLAMAAQQAVHFVGMPEGFYPLAHAVLYLATAPKSNSVGRAYSAALEDVQSTRNDPVPLHLRNAPTKLMRNLGYGEGYRYAHTDYAAMDAEGDVPPAIVLQSNLPDALGERRYFEPTRQGDEARLRA